One Azospirillum sp. B510 genomic window carries:
- a CDS encoding IS5-like element ISAli1 family transposase — protein MWTEITRAQYQRKGLRYSSDTTDAEWAVLEPLLPAARRLGRPRTVNVREIVNGILFLATSGCQWRQLPKDFPPMTTVQRYFYRWRDDGTWETINHALVAMVRESMGREASPTAGVIDSQSVKTTEAGGPRGYDAGKCIKGRKRHVLTDTNGLLVAAIVHAADIQDRDGAPALLASVRTLFPWLRHVFADGGYAGPKLETALAQIGTWTLEIVKRSDAAKGFELLPRRWVVERTIAWLNRNRRLAKDFEATVESAVAWVFIASVKLLSRRVART, from the coding sequence ATGTGGACTGAAATCACCCGAGCGCAGTATCAGCGAAAAGGATTGAGGTATTCAAGCGACACGACGGACGCGGAGTGGGCGGTGCTCGAACCACTCCTCCCGGCGGCTCGACGCTTGGGACGGCCGCGAACGGTCAACGTGCGCGAGATCGTGAACGGCATCCTCTTTCTGGCGACCTCCGGGTGCCAGTGGCGGCAACTGCCGAAGGATTTCCCGCCGATGACGACGGTCCAGCGCTATTTCTACCGCTGGCGCGACGATGGGACCTGGGAGACGATCAATCACGCCTTGGTGGCGATGGTTCGGGAAAGCATGGGACGGGAGGCCAGCCCGACAGCGGGGGTGATCGACAGCCAGTCGGTCAAGACGACGGAAGCAGGTGGCCCCCGTGGCTACGACGCGGGCAAGTGCATCAAGGGGCGCAAGCGGCATGTGTTGACCGACACCAATGGCTTGCTGGTCGCCGCCATCGTTCATGCCGCCGACATCCAGGACCGTGATGGCGCCCCGGCGCTCCTCGCCTCCGTTCGCACGCTCTTCCCCTGGCTTCGCCACGTCTTCGCGGACGGCGGCTACGCTGGACCCAAGCTGGAAACCGCTTTGGCTCAGATCGGGACATGGACGCTGGAGATCGTCAAGCGGTCCGACGCCGCCAAAGGCTTTGAACTGCTGCCTCGGCGGTGGGTCGTTGAGCGTACAATCGCTTGGCTTAACCGCAATCGCCGCCTCGCCAAGGACTTCGAGGCCACCGTCGAGAGTGCCGTCGCCTGGGTCTTCATCGCCAGCGTCAAACTGCTCTCAAGACGGGTGGCTCGAACATAG
- a CDS encoding IS66-like element ISAzs7 family transposase, whose protein sequence is MEKPPRHRLSDAEKDALLLEQAALIERLAARITELEALVGKPRKTSSNSHTPPSQDGPGRPGSKAAATRRRKPRPSRPGVSRPLSEEPDKTDRRLAESCPHCGTAVSAMPQRCRHRYDHIDLPVIRPMVTRVELFGGRCGDCGRRYRAEPPALMPPGTPFGPGIRALLAYLHHSHHVGFERLSRMLKEVFGLTISEGAIANSFRRMGGAFDTARAAIKAKLLTAPVIASDETTTRVNGVTQWQWVFHSDKAVLHDIVPSRARSVAAQLLGDHRPEVWVSDRYAGQQELGRVHQVCLAHVLRDVQYAIDCGDTVVAPKIRDHLRWAIRIGKRRPASKDSTLAAYAARADRGLDVLLGVPAAHPAGRDLQRQIKAWRGKFFVFLTDRRVPPTNNGSEREIRPSVIFRKVTNGFRSTWGPGIHAGYRSVTGTARLQGQSAWTAIRDLVDGTFAVAEAPALPAT, encoded by the coding sequence ATGGAGAAACCGCCGCGCCATCGCCTGAGTGATGCCGAGAAGGACGCCCTGCTTTTGGAGCAGGCGGCGTTGATCGAGCGTCTGGCCGCGCGGATCACGGAACTCGAGGCGCTGGTCGGCAAGCCGCGCAAGACGTCGTCGAATTCCCACACGCCGCCTTCACAGGACGGCCCCGGCCGCCCCGGCTCGAAGGCGGCGGCCACGCGCCGGCGCAAGCCGCGACCATCGCGTCCCGGCGTGTCGCGCCCGCTGAGCGAGGAGCCGGACAAGACGGATCGGCGTCTGGCCGAGAGCTGCCCCCATTGCGGGACGGCGGTATCGGCGATGCCCCAGCGCTGCCGACACCGCTACGATCACATCGATCTTCCGGTCATCCGCCCGATGGTGACACGGGTGGAACTGTTCGGTGGTCGCTGTGGCGATTGCGGGCGGCGCTACCGGGCGGAGCCTCCGGCTTTGATGCCGCCGGGCACACCGTTCGGCCCCGGCATCCGGGCGTTGCTGGCCTACCTTCACCACAGCCACCACGTCGGCTTCGAGCGTCTGTCGCGGATGCTGAAAGAGGTGTTCGGGCTGACCATCTCAGAAGGCGCCATCGCCAACAGCTTCCGGCGGATGGGGGGGGCGTTCGACACGGCCCGCGCGGCGATCAAGGCCAAGCTGTTGACCGCGCCGGTCATCGCGTCCGACGAAACCACCACGCGGGTGAATGGCGTCACCCAGTGGCAGTGGGTCTTCCACTCCGACAAGGCGGTGCTGCACGACATCGTCCCCAGCCGGGCCCGGAGCGTCGCGGCGCAGCTTCTCGGTGACCATCGGCCCGAGGTCTGGGTCTCCGACCGCTATGCCGGGCAGCAGGAATTGGGGCGCGTCCATCAGGTCTGCCTGGCCCATGTCCTGCGCGATGTCCAGTACGCCATCGACTGCGGCGACACCGTCGTCGCTCCCAAAATCCGCGACCATCTGCGCTGGGCCATCCGCATCGGCAAGCGGCGCCCCGCCTCGAAGGACAGCACGCTCGCCGCTTACGCCGCCAGAGCCGATCGGGGCCTTGATGTCCTGCTCGGCGTTCCCGCCGCCCATCCCGCCGGACGCGACCTGCAGCGCCAGATCAAGGCGTGGCGCGGCAAGTTCTTCGTCTTCCTCACCGACCGCCGCGTCCCGCCAACCAACAACGGCAGCGAGCGGGAAATCCGGCCCTCCGTCATCTTCCGCAAGGTCACCAACGGCTTTCGATCAACCTGGGGGCCGGGCATCCACGCCGGCTATCGATCCGTCACCGGGACTGCCCGCTTGCAGGGCCAGTCCGCCTGGACCGCCATCCGCGACCTCGTCGATGGCACCTTCGCTGTCGCCGAAGCACCCGCGCTGCCAGCCACCTGA
- a CDS encoding IS701-like element ISAzs6 family transposase, whose amino-acid sequence MTEMTEAAEWSDALEGLVGGLRSFYSAAGRQRALRYVRGLLAPLDRKNGWQLAEAAGDCSPAAMQDFLARTRWDADAVRDDLQAYVIERLSDDEAVLVLDETGFVKKGTRSVGVKRQYSGTAGRIENCQIGVFLGYASRRGRVLVDRALYLPEDWAGNDERRRMAGVPNAVGFATKPKLGRAMLERAVAAGLPCRWVTADSVYGGDYALRLWLERQPLGYVLAITSKQRAPMGFDTVKERTTGFTATDWQRLSAGDGAKGPRLYDWAHKTYASLREGWCRGLLVRRSIAEPDKLTYYLTFAPEGTPVATLVRVAGSRWTIESCFEAAKGEVGLDQYEVRSWTGWHRHVTLAMLALAFLTVVRTAAIGGRGSTRPVRRSSALDRARDPRPPGRLDRPAPRATHRHYRLVHLAKTPPTASTALPLETTHPNR is encoded by the coding sequence ATGACCGAGATGACGGAAGCGGCGGAATGGTCCGATGCCCTGGAAGGGCTGGTCGGCGGATTGAGGTCCTTCTACAGCGCGGCCGGTCGCCAACGGGCTCTGCGTTACGTGAGAGGTCTTTTGGCGCCGCTGGATCGCAAGAATGGCTGGCAGTTGGCCGAAGCCGCCGGGGATTGCTCGCCGGCGGCGATGCAGGATTTCCTGGCCCGGACCCGTTGGGATGCCGACGCCGTCCGCGACGACCTCCAGGCCTATGTCATCGAACGGTTGAGCGACGATGAGGCCGTGCTGGTCCTCGATGAAACCGGCTTCGTCAAGAAGGGCACCCGCTCGGTCGGGGTGAAGCGGCAGTATTCCGGCACCGCCGGACGTATCGAAAACTGCCAGATCGGCGTCTTCCTCGGCTACGCCAGCCGACGCGGCCGGGTGCTGGTCGACCGCGCTCTCTATCTGCCCGAGGACTGGGCTGGCAACGACGAACGCCGACGGATGGCCGGCGTCCCCAACGCCGTCGGCTTCGCCACCAAGCCGAAACTGGGGCGGGCGATGCTGGAGCGCGCCGTGGCAGCCGGCCTGCCCTGCCGCTGGGTGACCGCCGACTCCGTCTACGGCGGGGACTACGCGCTGCGGCTATGGCTGGAGCGCCAACCGCTGGGCTACGTGCTGGCGATCACCAGCAAACAGCGCGCGCCCATGGGCTTCGATACGGTCAAGGAGCGGACGACCGGCTTCACCGCCACCGACTGGCAGCGGTTGAGTGCTGGCGACGGAGCCAAGGGGCCACGCCTCTACGACTGGGCGCACAAAACCTACGCTTCCCTGCGCGAGGGCTGGTGCCGCGGTCTGCTGGTGCGCCGCTCCATCGCCGAGCCGGACAAACTCACCTACTATCTGACCTTCGCCCCGGAAGGCACGCCGGTCGCCACATTGGTCCGGGTCGCCGGGTCGCGCTGGACCATCGAGTCCTGCTTCGAGGCGGCGAAGGGCGAGGTCGGGCTCGACCAGTACGAGGTGCGCTCGTGGACCGGCTGGCACCGCCACGTCACCTTGGCCATGCTGGCCCTGGCCTTTCTCACCGTCGTGCGCACGGCGGCCATCGGGGGGAGAGGATCAACTCGACCTGTCCGCCGATCTTCTGCCCTTGACCGTGCCCGAGATCCGCGCCCTCCTGGTCGCCTTGATCGGCCGGCCCCCCGCGCCACCCACCGCCATTATCGATTGGTCCATCTGGCGAAGACGCCACCAACAGCGAGCACGGCGCTCCCATTGGAAACGACGCACCCAAACCGATAA
- a CDS encoding IS5-like element ISAzs9 family transposase (programmed frameshift), which translates to MALDRIVLRDDQWERIAPLLPGKVGDPGRSAADNRLFLEAVLWIVRVGAPWRDLPAAFGNWNSVFQRYRRWAKAGVFDEVFAALSSDADFEYAIIDGTIVRVHQHGTGAKGGTQAQAIGRSRGGLTTKILAVVDALGNLGRFILLPGQRHDSVGVEPVLDGIEFSALLADKAFDSNAIRILIAERGAVAVIPSKANRSPPIPHDAEMYKWRHLVENFFCKIKEFRRIATRYDKTDTSFAAAINLVATVLVTR; encoded by the exons GTGGCCTTGGATCGGATTGTATTGCGAGATGATCAGTGGGAGCGGATAGCGCCGCTTCTTCCCGGCAAAGTGGGCGACCCTGGCCGCTCGGCAGCGGACAATCGCCTGTTTTTGGAGGCGGTCCTGTGGATCGTCCGCGTTGGAGCGCCCTGGCGGGACTTGCCTGCAGCGTTCGGCAATTGGAACTCGGTGTTCCAGCGCTATCGCCGATGGGCCAAGGCCGGTGTCTTCGACGAGGTCTTCGCCGCTTTATCGAGCGACGCGGACTTCGAGTACGCGATCATTGATGGCACGATTGTCCGGGTGCATCAGCACGGTACCGGCGCAA AGGGGGGGACTCAGGCTCAGGCCATCGGTCGCTCTCGTGGCGGGCTGACGACCAAGATCCTGGCCGTCGTCGATGCGTTGGGGAACCTTGGGCGCTTCATCCTGCTGCCGGGCCAGCGACATGACAGCGTCGGCGTCGAACCGGTGCTGGACGGTATCGAATTCTCCGCCTTGCTGGCTGACAAAGCCTTCGACAGCAACGCCATCCGTATCTTGATCGCCGAGCGAGGCGCGGTCGCCGTCATTCCGTCCAAGGCCAACCGATCTCCCCCGATTCCCCACGACGCCGAGATGTACAAATGGCGCCATCTGGTCGAGAACTTCTTCTGCAAAATCAAAGAATTCCGACGCATCGCCACACGATACGACAAAACTGATACAAGCTTCGCCGCTGCCATTAACCTCGTCGCTACCGTCTTGGTAACACGATGA
- a CDS encoding CU044_2847 family protein, with the protein MPTRLVRYELAAGGNVVVEEAVTDQGGLVGVGDVVEASRQRFEEALAGIRPATAAVLEHVASLVDGPDTVALELGFSLKGEVGAVIAKTAAEGCFKLTMTWKRTGA; encoded by the coding sequence ATGCCTACCCGTCTCGTCCGTTACGAACTCGCCGCCGGCGGCAATGTCGTCGTCGAGGAAGCCGTCACCGACCAGGGCGGTCTGGTCGGAGTCGGCGATGTGGTCGAGGCGTCGCGCCAGCGCTTCGAGGAGGCGCTGGCCGGCATCCGTCCGGCGACCGCCGCCGTGCTGGAGCATGTGGCCTCCCTGGTGGACGGGCCGGACACCGTGGCGCTCGAACTGGGCTTCTCGCTGAAGGGCGAGGTCGGCGCGGTCATCGCCAAGACGGCGGCGGAAGGCTGCTTCAAGCTCACCATGACCTGGAAGAGGACCGGCGCCTGA
- a CDS encoding RAMP superfamily CRISPR-associated protein: protein MTAAFRWDLSIELRSPFLIPGPSVNATLSDARPARGAGGDPIIPGTLIRGLFRDALESAGFHDALTLFGAASGRDKSDHGPSGPDAADAAENRVVDNVPKRRSFDVPDLVADRPAQADRPAHFTRVALDSAGTGAAREGHLQFIELAAPLGCVVRFTGAITGVAGKPDALLDSFRKASRLIRAIGSNKSSGFGEVVRIELSPAAPAVSLPAPVLLSDAVSGCRHIDIAFALDRPFLVNSAHTTANEFKGAEVIPGAVLKGALAGWIDRLGITPDQLARTRIGHAFPAPDGKKEPAALPPLSLALCKDGKRSLLLDRLLADDLDGLPPDNWGPPIFATDWKSGEREAILTHLGLSQPSLRRDARTRTAIDGKTGTAAYDPETETGALFSYSAVRPEGHRWVSRWLIADDVDPAALAALLELLGRGLPGIGKTRAVAMAASVTPVDAPPSEPLPGGLWAFTLQTDAALGDGAFSDYRTYWHRLGFTLVRHFAEQRLAGGYQALRYPAKPDGYAPYVLTRAGSVFLVKGDAAALVAELLRDGLPPVSPFDQRDWRAFPFGRENGFGAVRLNAVDHAALLKGEELAKDGIHA from the coding sequence ATGACAGCAGCTTTCCGTTGGGATCTGTCGATCGAACTGCGCAGTCCCTTCCTCATCCCCGGTCCGTCGGTGAACGCCACCCTGTCGGACGCCAGACCGGCTCGGGGTGCCGGTGGCGATCCGATCATTCCCGGCACGCTGATCCGGGGCCTGTTCCGTGATGCGCTGGAGAGCGCGGGGTTTCACGACGCCTTGACCCTGTTCGGCGCCGCATCCGGTCGGGACAAGTCCGACCATGGTCCGTCCGGGCCGGACGCCGCCGACGCGGCGGAAAACCGCGTGGTGGACAATGTTCCGAAACGGCGGTCGTTCGACGTCCCCGATCTGGTGGCGGACCGGCCGGCGCAGGCGGATCGGCCCGCGCACTTCACCCGTGTGGCGCTCGACAGCGCGGGCACCGGGGCCGCCCGCGAGGGGCATCTGCAATTCATCGAACTGGCGGCTCCCCTGGGCTGCGTCGTCCGCTTCACCGGCGCCATCACCGGCGTGGCCGGGAAGCCCGACGCTCTGCTGGACTCGTTCCGCAAGGCCAGCCGCCTGATCCGCGCCATCGGATCGAACAAGTCGTCGGGCTTCGGCGAGGTGGTGAGGATCGAGCTTTCGCCGGCGGCCCCCGCCGTTTCCCTTCCAGCGCCAGTCCTGCTGTCCGACGCGGTCTCCGGTTGCCGGCACATCGACATCGCCTTCGCCCTCGACCGCCCTTTCCTCGTCAATTCCGCCCACACCACCGCCAACGAGTTCAAGGGGGCCGAGGTGATCCCCGGCGCGGTGCTGAAGGGCGCGCTGGCGGGTTGGATCGACAGGCTGGGCATCACACCCGACCAGTTGGCGCGGACCCGCATCGGCCATGCCTTTCCCGCTCCGGATGGCAAAAAAGAACCGGCCGCCTTGCCGCCGTTGTCGCTGGCGCTGTGCAAGGATGGAAAGCGCTCGCTGCTGCTCGACCGGCTGCTGGCCGACGATCTCGACGGCCTGCCGCCCGACAATTGGGGACCGCCCATCTTCGCCACCGACTGGAAGTCCGGCGAACGCGAGGCGATCCTGACCCATCTTGGGCTTTCCCAGCCCAGTTTGCGCCGGGACGCCCGCACGCGGACTGCCATTGACGGCAAGACCGGCACGGCCGCATATGATCCTGAAACCGAAACCGGCGCCTTGTTCTCCTACAGCGCGGTCCGTCCCGAGGGGCATCGCTGGGTCAGCCGCTGGCTGATCGCGGACGATGTGGACCCGGCTGCGCTGGCGGCTCTGCTGGAGCTTCTGGGGCGGGGGCTTCCCGGTATCGGCAAGACCCGCGCCGTCGCCATGGCGGCATCGGTCACGCCGGTTGACGCTCCGCCATCCGAACCCCTGCCGGGTGGCCTGTGGGCCTTCACCCTGCAAACCGACGCCGCACTCGGCGATGGGGCGTTCTCCGATTATCGGACTTATTGGCACCGCCTGGGCTTCACCCTGGTCCGTCATTTCGCCGAGCAGCGGCTGGCCGGCGGCTATCAGGCCCTGCGCTATCCGGCCAAGCCGGACGGCTACGCCCCCTATGTGCTGACCCGCGCCGGATCGGTGTTCCTGGTGAAGGGCGACGCCGCCGCCCTTGTGGCTGAACTGCTGCGCGATGGCTTGCCGCCCGTATCTCCCTTCGATCAGCGGGATTGGCGCGCCTTCCCCTTCGGACGGGAGAACGGGTTCGGGGCGGTGCGGCTCAACGCCGTCGATCACGCGGCATTGCTGAAGGGCGAGGAACTCGCCAAGGACGGCATCCATGCATAG
- a CDS encoding RAMP superfamily CRISPR-associated protein, with product MHRHHVELTGSLTVLSPLHLGNGRRDGREGLTVLTEQGEEKPVLLSEIQRDGRGLPYLPGTSLKGALRARLTSVDSATLFGRLDDKNREGGVMGRLWIYGAIHQSTGPAAGPEHSVLAARTRIDRASGTADDHKLFHMDMVPPGTVFAFHARWLTDATGAALEDELAQVATALAPLTDGTGIALGRGGRQGQGRVRLSDLKAILVPWDGDPVAVTLPTIAWTPPGERHRLRLSGDGPYMILDSARRDTKPDGVGEEANILHPLLDGAGHPALPGSALLGALRARAAWLDGGADDRDRVNTPRAELTATERLFGVTGWRGLLGVESIRVVDPGVRQRFTSVKLDRFSAAPIDGALFTVEAFVDPVFEVTLSLTPRGDAPVPDDARDLFGRLLEDVRDMGLMLGHGGSRGFGWFGVSEVQQPGAVTQRPDTPVSAQQTVVYTSIPVPEPPENGVDPRPSAPYRFVPLNQTVVPSEVPVIEQCADRDLATSQSPLIARGKDRFSGRLTVEWTAETPFLFGQPGARKYRADRPGAPDETILEPVRLGDRYTIPGAGLRGALRSLVEIIGFARLRGDTINRRHRFALRDFKHPAFAPVLKAGAVKAGWLRQVGEAWQIDEVEWLPISIPSVLENLKQTVDEWEDDDEAETPVSSIDKEWGGFAIDRKYAYFPEGRRKVKFVPLITTERNAQGGSFQRKVAQIRRSGQDGILVFSGPETERRKRFEYVLADHRKKIRTITLTSSEIEAFQAAHCKPEGDRNWQPVGSWTHWEPQFRAGVRVPVFFIDDETAQETIADATTPNGKRKPVKLGLTRLFKLPHRYSVAEVLHRTKAHRDRPADAGGTKLDIAEALFGFVDEEADGITGRTFKSRVSVGFARSRQSAAGIRRDQARRMTLLTPRPSFSPYYLT from the coding sequence ATGCATAGGCATCATGTGGAGTTGACCGGCAGCCTGACCGTCCTGTCGCCCCTGCATCTGGGCAACGGCCGCCGCGACGGGCGCGAGGGACTGACCGTCCTCACTGAACAGGGGGAGGAGAAGCCGGTCCTGCTGAGCGAGATTCAGCGCGATGGCCGCGGTCTTCCCTATCTTCCCGGCACCTCGCTGAAGGGGGCGCTGCGCGCCCGGCTGACGAGTGTGGATAGCGCAACCCTGTTCGGACGGCTGGACGACAAGAACCGCGAGGGCGGCGTGATGGGCCGCCTGTGGATTTATGGCGCCATCCATCAGAGCACCGGCCCCGCCGCCGGGCCGGAGCACAGCGTCCTCGCCGCCCGCACCCGCATCGACCGCGCCAGCGGCACCGCCGACGACCACAAGCTGTTCCACATGGACATGGTGCCGCCCGGCACGGTCTTCGCCTTCCATGCCCGCTGGCTGACCGACGCGACGGGCGCGGCGTTGGAGGACGAACTGGCGCAGGTCGCCACCGCGCTGGCGCCGCTGACCGACGGGACCGGCATCGCGTTGGGACGCGGCGGCCGGCAGGGGCAGGGGCGCGTCCGCCTGTCCGACCTCAAGGCGATCCTGGTTCCTTGGGACGGCGACCCGGTGGCGGTGACGCTCCCCACCATCGCCTGGACGCCGCCCGGCGAGCGTCACCGGCTGCGGCTGAGCGGCGACGGGCCATACATGATCCTCGATTCCGCCCGCCGCGACACGAAGCCGGACGGCGTGGGGGAGGAGGCCAACATCCTGCATCCGCTGCTGGATGGCGCCGGCCATCCGGCGCTTCCCGGATCGGCCCTGCTGGGGGCGCTGCGGGCGCGGGCGGCTTGGCTGGACGGCGGAGCGGACGACCGCGACCGGGTCAACACACCGCGAGCGGAGCTGACCGCGACCGAGCGGCTGTTCGGCGTTACCGGCTGGCGCGGGCTGCTGGGGGTGGAATCCATCCGCGTCGTCGATCCCGGCGTGAGGCAGCGCTTCACCTCGGTCAAGCTCGACCGTTTTTCCGCCGCCCCCATCGACGGCGCCCTGTTCACGGTGGAGGCCTTCGTCGACCCGGTGTTCGAGGTGACGCTGAGCCTGACCCCGCGCGGCGACGCCCCGGTTCCCGACGACGCGCGCGACCTGTTCGGGCGGCTGCTGGAGGATGTGCGGGACATGGGCCTGATGCTGGGCCATGGCGGATCGCGCGGCTTCGGCTGGTTCGGGGTAAGCGAGGTCCAACAGCCCGGCGCTGTCACTCAACGGCCGGATACGCCGGTGTCGGCGCAACAGACCGTCGTCTATACCAGCATCCCAGTTCCCGAGCCGCCGGAGAACGGGGTCGACCCACGGCCCAGCGCCCCTTACCGCTTCGTGCCGCTGAATCAAACGGTGGTTCCCAGCGAGGTGCCGGTGATCGAACAATGCGCCGACAGGGATTTGGCGACCTCTCAATCGCCGTTGATCGCCCGTGGCAAGGATCGTTTCAGTGGCCGGCTCACCGTTGAATGGACAGCGGAAACCCCGTTCCTGTTCGGTCAGCCGGGTGCGCGGAAATATCGGGCGGACAGGCCGGGTGCGCCGGACGAAACCATTCTTGAACCGGTGCGGCTGGGTGACCGCTATACGATTCCGGGGGCCGGTCTGCGCGGTGCTCTGCGGTCGTTGGTGGAGATCATCGGCTTCGCCCGGCTTCGTGGTGACACCATCAATCGGCGGCACCGCTTCGCCCTGCGGGATTTCAAGCACCCGGCTTTCGCGCCTGTGCTCAAGGCCGGGGCGGTGAAAGCCGGCTGGCTGCGGCAGGTCGGCGAGGCGTGGCAAATCGACGAGGTGGAATGGTTGCCGATCTCCATCCCATCCGTTCTGGAAAACCTCAAACAGACAGTTGATGAATGGGAGGACGATGATGAAGCCGAAACGCCCGTTTCCTCGATAGACAAGGAATGGGGAGGCTTCGCCATCGATCGGAAGTACGCATATTTCCCCGAAGGCCGCCGCAAGGTGAAGTTCGTCCCGCTGATCACGACCGAACGGAATGCGCAAGGAGGCTCGTTTCAGAGGAAAGTAGCGCAGATTCGGCGTTCGGGCCAGGACGGGATCCTGGTGTTTTCCGGCCCGGAAACCGAACGGCGGAAACGCTTTGAGTATGTTCTTGCCGACCATCGCAAGAAAATTCGGACGATCACCTTGACCTCGTCCGAGATCGAGGCGTTTCAGGCCGCGCATTGCAAACCGGAAGGCGACAGGAACTGGCAGCCGGTCGGTTCCTGGACCCATTGGGAACCGCAGTTCCGTGCCGGAGTTCGTGTTCCTGTCTTTTTCATCGACGATGAGACGGCTCAGGAGACCATCGCCGACGCCACGACTCCGAATGGTAAGCGCAAGCCGGTCAAGCTCGGCCTCACCCGGTTGTTCAAGCTGCCCCACCGCTATTCCGTCGCCGAGGTGCTTCATCGGACAAAGGCCCACAGGGATCGGCCAGCCGATGCCGGTGGGACCAAGCTCGATATTGCCGAGGCGTTGTTCGGTTTTGTCGACGAAGAGGCCGATGGCATCACCGGACGGACATTCAAGAGCCGGGTATCGGTGGGCTTCGCCCGCAGCAGGCAATCCGCCGCCGGGATCCGCCGGGATCAAGCCCGGCGGATGACGTTGCTGACGCCGCGTCCGTCCTTCAGTCCCTATTACCTGACCTGA
- the cas6 gene encoding CRISPR system precrRNA processing endoribonuclease RAMP protein Cas6, producing the protein MREEGDSVAADEDRIAARLAAPMGVVGLADLPQRWFHAEIVALCRPPRGWSAGDLVDDPAFPGRLRGAWGRQLLNTASPAARLGGPCSWSPPCAYDPLFREHPALKGMETPKPYVIAADPAPDCFDRMALRLTLFGFATDWLESAADAWILALRGGVAMPDGLHAALEPLDRRITVHEGLSFSPPPAAARLTFITPLCLRRGGATHGGVGALFSSLGNRLSGLARWQDTTVAADWRGVKDHAATLHIDESSLRPVAWRRHSARQGDTPIRMEGLRGPVTLSGDLAPLWPLLTLGALTHAGSHAAQGLGRYALEPLAA; encoded by the coding sequence ATGCGGGAGGAAGGCGACTCGGTGGCTGCGGATGAGGATCGGATCGCCGCCCGCTTGGCGGCGCCGATGGGCGTGGTCGGCTTGGCCGATCTGCCGCAGCGCTGGTTCCATGCCGAAATCGTGGCGCTCTGCCGTCCGCCGCGCGGATGGAGCGCCGGCGATCTGGTTGACGATCCCGCCTTTCCCGGACGGCTGCGCGGCGCCTGGGGGCGGCAGTTGCTGAACACGGCGTCACCAGCGGCGCGGCTGGGCGGCCCGTGTTCCTGGTCGCCGCCCTGCGCCTATGACCCGCTGTTCCGCGAGCATCCGGCCCTGAAGGGGATGGAGACGCCCAAGCCCTATGTCATCGCCGCCGATCCAGCGCCGGACTGCTTCGACCGGATGGCGCTGCGGCTGACCCTGTTCGGCTTCGCCACCGACTGGCTGGAAAGTGCCGCCGACGCCTGGATTCTGGCTCTGCGCGGCGGGGTGGCCATGCCCGACGGCCTGCATGCGGCGCTGGAACCGCTGGACCGCCGCATCACCGTTCACGAGGGGCTGTCCTTCTCCCCGCCGCCCGCCGCCGCCCGCCTGACCTTTATCACGCCGCTGTGCCTGCGGCGGGGCGGAGCGACGCATGGCGGCGTCGGGGCGCTGTTCAGCAGCCTGGGCAACCGGCTGTCCGGTCTGGCCCGCTGGCAGGACACGACGGTCGCCGCCGACTGGCGCGGCGTGAAGGACCATGCCGCCACGCTGCATATCGACGAGTCATCCCTGCGCCCGGTGGCGTGGCGACGCCATTCCGCCCGCCAGGGCGACACGCCGATCCGCATGGAGGGTCTGCGCGGCCCCGTCACCCTGAGTGGCGACCTCGCCCCGCTTTGGCCGCTGCTGACCCTGGGCGCGCTGACCCACGCCGGCAGCCACGCCGCCCAGGGATTGGGCCGCTACGCTTTGGAACCGCTGGCGGCCTGA
- the cas2 gene encoding CRISPR-associated endonuclease Cas2 encodes MPAAEMLMVFCYDVADDKRRRRVAKALEDAAVRVQKSVFEARMTDRAAARLAERVAAHLAPGDSLRVYAIGAHGLTRSRSYGGAPLAEPQDFYLL; translated from the coding sequence ATGCCGGCGGCGGAGATGCTGATGGTGTTCTGTTACGACGTGGCCGACGACAAGCGCCGCCGCCGCGTCGCCAAGGCGTTGGAGGATGCCGCCGTCCGCGTGCAGAAAAGCGTGTTCGAGGCCCGCATGACCGACCGCGCCGCCGCCCGCCTGGCCGAGCGGGTCGCCGCCCATCTGGCGCCGGGCGACAGCCTGCGCGTCTACGCCATCGGCGCGCACGGCCTGACCCGCTCCCGCAGCTATGGCGGCGCCCCGCTGGCCGAGCCGCAGGATTTCTACCTGCTGTAG